Proteins from one Mycobacterium sp. HUMS_12744610 genomic window:
- a CDS encoding transcriptional regulator produces the protein MINDDGRGLDPEGVVRLLTAVLAGAPKLSDAGCRGRHALFDDRRSDEDVDDAEIRHAAAAAVCCRCPALDACAAWTARLRGRHRPGGVIAAQMPTPTRPRRKQPHEPSSTLPDLRQRHRPRP, from the coding sequence ATGATCAACGACGACGGTCGCGGCCTGGACCCAGAAGGCGTCGTCAGGCTGCTGACCGCCGTGCTGGCCGGCGCTCCGAAGCTATCCGACGCCGGCTGCCGGGGTCGCCACGCCCTTTTTGACGACCGCCGCAGCGACGAAGACGTTGACGACGCTGAGATCCGGCATGCGGCTGCCGCTGCCGTGTGCTGCCGCTGCCCGGCCTTGGACGCGTGTGCCGCATGGACCGCACGGCTGCGCGGCCGGCACCGACCCGGCGGCGTCATCGCCGCGCAAATGCCCACACCGACCAGGCCCCGAAGGAAACAACCGCATGAGCCTTCCAGCACGCTGCCCGATCTGCGGCAGCGCCACCGACCCCGCCCGTGA
- a CDS encoding helix-turn-helix domain-containing protein, whose protein sequence is MSGRRTADERTRIAASVQRIDSVAISPDAARLVVHWLGQLAEITRQRNGCPPEGLVEFQHAIAEELVADSRRREQGGLRPHELVGFEHEQRYMEPPEAAAALGVSADTVRWHCRKGNLDGRKFGRQVLVTAASVEALKARLSEQRGA, encoded by the coding sequence GTGAGCGGCCGCCGGACCGCGGACGAGCGCACCCGGATCGCCGCTTCCGTTCAACGAATCGATAGCGTCGCGATCAGCCCCGACGCGGCGCGGCTCGTCGTGCACTGGCTCGGCCAACTCGCCGAGATCACCCGCCAGCGCAACGGCTGCCCGCCTGAAGGTCTCGTCGAGTTCCAGCACGCAATCGCCGAGGAACTCGTGGCCGACTCGCGCCGACGCGAGCAGGGCGGCTTGAGACCGCACGAGCTTGTAGGTTTCGAGCATGAGCAGCGATACATGGAACCTCCCGAAGCGGCAGCAGCGCTTGGCGTTTCGGCCGATACGGTCCGCTGGCACTGCCGAAAAGGCAACCTCGATGGCCGCAAGTTCGGGCGCCAGGTGCTGGTCACCGCGGCGTCGGTCGAGGCGCTAAAAGCGCGGCTCAGCGAGCAGAGAGGAGCCTAG
- a CDS encoding tyrosine-type recombinase/integrase, translating into MSAPATWQPLIEDYLRALAGAGQRPATLRLRREQLELIARGLQSAPEQVTAERLLAWFGSRSWAPPTLKSHREAMVGFFRWAAKTGRVPVDIGAELPRVRLPKPQPRPAPDAVWSSALAGAGLRERLMIRLAGEAGLRRAEVAAVHSDDLLDGPSLLVHGKGGKDRVVPISADLAAAIRAAEGWVFPSRKGDGHLKAREVGHLVTEALPSGWTMHTLRHRFATRAYRGSRNLRAVQQLLGHASVLTTERYTAVDDHEVRAAAACAW; encoded by the coding sequence GTGAGCGCCCCAGCTACGTGGCAGCCCCTCATCGAGGATTACCTGCGCGCCCTGGCCGGCGCCGGACAGCGCCCGGCCACCCTCAGGCTTCGCCGCGAGCAACTCGAACTCATCGCCCGCGGGCTGCAGAGCGCGCCAGAGCAGGTCACCGCCGAGCGGCTGCTCGCGTGGTTCGGAAGCCGCTCATGGGCGCCGCCCACCCTCAAGTCGCACCGAGAAGCCATGGTCGGGTTCTTCAGATGGGCGGCGAAAACGGGGCGTGTGCCCGTCGATATCGGCGCCGAGCTGCCCCGGGTCCGGCTCCCCAAACCGCAGCCCAGACCGGCCCCGGATGCGGTGTGGAGCAGCGCCCTGGCCGGCGCCGGGTTACGGGAACGGCTGATGATCCGGCTGGCCGGGGAGGCCGGGTTGCGTCGCGCCGAGGTCGCCGCGGTGCACTCCGATGATCTGCTCGACGGGCCTTCCCTGCTGGTGCACGGCAAAGGCGGCAAAGACCGCGTGGTGCCGATCAGCGCCGACCTGGCGGCCGCGATCCGCGCTGCCGAGGGCTGGGTGTTCCCGTCCCGCAAAGGCGACGGGCATCTGAAGGCCCGGGAGGTGGGGCATCTGGTCACCGAGGCGCTGCCGTCAGGATGGACGATGCACACGTTGCGGCACCGCTTCGCGACGCGCGCGTACCGCGGCAGCCGCAATCTTCGGGCGGTGCAGCAGCTTCTCGGCCACGCCTCGGTGCTGACCACGGAGCGATACACCGCGGTCGACGACCACGAGGTTCGCGCCGCGGCGGCGTGCGCGTGGTGA
- a CDS encoding hemophore-related protein: protein MFPSALIRRRAVVGALTAGAVCGTLLGATAGTAAADATPRPPNCTAADVAGVAAGVAAALSTYLFTHPDVNEFYTGLQDQPKGQIRDDVHNYFGANPEEQTDLENIWQPMVDIRQRCNWTPLLGAEGAQ from the coding sequence ATGTTCCCCTCAGCACTCATCCGGCGCCGCGCCGTGGTCGGCGCGCTGACCGCCGGCGCGGTTTGCGGCACGCTGCTCGGTGCCACCGCGGGGACCGCTGCGGCCGATGCGACGCCCCGGCCGCCGAACTGCACGGCCGCCGACGTTGCCGGGGTCGCGGCCGGCGTCGCGGCGGCGCTATCGACCTACCTGTTCACCCACCCCGACGTGAACGAGTTCTACACCGGCCTTCAGGATCAGCCGAAAGGCCAGATCCGCGACGACGTGCACAACTACTTCGGCGCCAACCCGGAGGAGCAGACCGACCTCGAGAACATCTGGCAGCCGATGGTCGACATCAGGCAGCGCTGCAACTGGACGCCGCTGCTCGGTGCGGAGGGTGCGCAATGA
- a CDS encoding alpha/beta hydrolase translates to MRLRCISLAALIAEAGGDPWAIDRGLRAGSPAQISRLAEAFHAAGRCTAEADAAFAQALGRFDAAWDHRGGDHPINASAEVARTAAVLGAQSLRLPAIGVDLENIAAALAEAQRGAAGQIAALESRLPQLDLLIGQAVELERDPGLTPSARTDLEALITACEDDAIDDTRAALGALRSLRDDYAGSLRTALATVRGDGYDASPLQALAGPEPPPCTTPEDVRRWWDSLGTPDQARLIAAHPPGLGNLDGMPARLRDAVNRAVLHDDLNRVEDAGRARGISPRRLREAVLHDRDDDLLACPGRYGLSAADVTRYRNAVKTDRGVAHDEGPDPDHPRPVLLWTYDPAAFNGKGRAAIAIGNPDTAHNIAVVVPGTDSSVQNGWLYDGHNDAVNLYDQALKADRTRSTAVLAWMGYDAPDLDPATLREVGTPWLARQGGGLLAADVNALAVTHDGPVPAHVTVIGHSYGATTVADAFANSGMHADDAVLIGCPGTDLAHSAADLRLRGGRLYVGAASTDAISWIGESGSVAPNALNALLGEPFGPCAGLGPDPAHDGFGSVRFRAEVAGSHSAVPWFDDHSHYYDVGGEALHNMTEISTGHGDALGREGMLAAARDEERIATPREVRTPFGTIPLPHIEIRAPLTGDPEWDRGSGSVTRDHEFR, encoded by the coding sequence ATGCGGCTCCGCTGCATAAGCCTGGCCGCGCTGATCGCCGAAGCGGGCGGTGACCCGTGGGCGATCGACCGCGGCCTGCGGGCCGGCAGCCCGGCGCAGATCTCGCGCCTCGCCGAGGCGTTCCACGCCGCCGGCCGCTGCACCGCCGAGGCCGACGCGGCGTTCGCGCAAGCCCTCGGCCGCTTCGACGCGGCCTGGGACCACCGCGGCGGCGATCACCCGATCAACGCCTCGGCCGAGGTCGCGCGGACGGCCGCGGTACTGGGCGCGCAGTCGCTGCGACTGCCTGCCATCGGCGTCGACCTGGAGAACATCGCCGCCGCGCTGGCCGAGGCGCAACGCGGCGCGGCCGGGCAGATCGCGGCCCTCGAATCCCGGTTGCCACAGCTCGACCTCCTCATCGGGCAGGCCGTCGAACTCGAACGGGATCCCGGCCTGACGCCTTCCGCCCGAACCGATCTCGAGGCCCTGATCACCGCCTGCGAAGACGACGCGATCGACGACACCCGGGCCGCCCTGGGCGCGCTGCGGTCCCTGCGCGACGACTACGCCGGATCCCTGCGCACCGCGCTGGCCACGGTGCGCGGCGACGGCTACGACGCGTCGCCGCTGCAGGCCCTCGCCGGCCCCGAGCCACCGCCGTGCACCACACCCGAAGACGTGCGCAGGTGGTGGGATTCGCTCGGCACGCCGGACCAGGCCCGCCTGATCGCGGCCCACCCGCCCGGGCTGGGCAACCTCGACGGCATGCCGGCCCGGCTGCGCGACGCGGTGAACCGGGCGGTGTTGCACGACGACCTGAACAGGGTGGAGGATGCGGGCCGCGCGCGCGGCATCTCACCCCGACGCCTGCGAGAGGCCGTGCTGCACGACCGCGACGACGATCTACTCGCCTGCCCCGGCAGGTACGGGCTTTCGGCCGCCGACGTCACCCGCTACCGCAACGCGGTGAAGACCGACCGGGGCGTCGCGCACGACGAGGGGCCCGACCCGGACCATCCGCGGCCCGTCCTGCTGTGGACCTACGACCCGGCAGCATTCAACGGCAAGGGCAGGGCGGCGATCGCGATCGGCAACCCGGACACCGCCCACAACATCGCCGTCGTGGTGCCCGGCACCGACAGCAGCGTCCAGAACGGCTGGCTCTACGACGGGCACAACGACGCCGTCAACCTCTACGACCAGGCACTGAAAGCCGACCGCACCCGGTCCACCGCCGTGCTCGCGTGGATGGGTTACGACGCTCCGGACCTGGACCCGGCGACGCTGCGGGAGGTCGGCACGCCGTGGCTGGCGCGCCAGGGCGGCGGGCTGCTGGCCGCCGACGTCAACGCCCTGGCGGTCACCCATGACGGCCCCGTCCCGGCGCACGTGACCGTCATCGGCCATTCCTACGGGGCGACGACGGTGGCCGACGCGTTCGCCAACAGCGGCATGCACGCCGACGACGCCGTGCTGATCGGTTGTCCCGGAACGGATCTGGCGCATAGCGCAGCGGATTTGCGGCTGCGCGGCGGCCGGCTCTATGTCGGCGCCGCCTCGACCGACGCGATCAGCTGGATCGGGGAATCGGGCAGCGTCGCCCCCAACGCGCTCAACGCCCTGCTCGGCGAGCCGTTCGGGCCCTGTGCCGGCCTGGGCCCCGATCCCGCGCACGACGGCTTCGGGTCGGTGCGTTTCCGGGCCGAGGTCGCCGGCTCCCACAGCGCCGTGCCGTGGTTCGACGATCATTCGCACTACTACGACGTGGGCGGCGAAGCGCTGCACAACATGACCGAGATCAGCACCGGTCACGGCGATGCCCTGGGCCGCGAAGGGATGCTGGCCGCCGCGCGCGACGAAGAACGGATCGCCACGCCCCGCGAGGTGCGCACGCCCTTCGGAACGATCCCGCTGCCGCACATCGAGATCCGCGCGCCCCTCACCGGCGATCCGGAATGGGACCGCGGCTCCGGCTCCGTCACCCGCGACCATGAGTTCAGGTAG
- a CDS encoding rhomboid-like protein, producing the protein MGSPTAVTARLVSGAGAVRVTLTYAVALAGVSLTLTALGRHAREVAVSRMSTNLHNLAHGRVATLVGSAFLDSGGAVVVWLPGLVCLLALGELAWRGRGVLLAFVVGHVGATLIVAAGLVAAVETRWLPGSVAHASDVGISYGAVGVLGALTAAIPSHRRAAWAGWWIGAAVAAAPAAGFTGVGHIVALLLGICLSARLPAMTRWTAPRVALLAVGAVFGFCVVAGPSVAAPVAALAGAVCAGLAGKAVTHSRWRSRTRAGAAR; encoded by the coding sequence ATGGGCTCGCCGACGGCTGTGACCGCCCGCCTGGTGTCCGGCGCCGGGGCGGTGCGCGTCACGCTGACCTACGCCGTCGCGCTGGCCGGGGTGTCGCTCACACTGACCGCGCTCGGCCGGCACGCGCGCGAGGTCGCCGTGAGCCGCATGAGCACCAACCTGCACAACCTGGCGCACGGCCGGGTCGCCACCCTGGTCGGCAGCGCGTTCCTCGACAGCGGCGGCGCTGTTGTGGTGTGGCTGCCGGGATTGGTGTGTCTGCTGGCTCTGGGCGAACTCGCCTGGCGCGGCAGGGGTGTGCTGCTCGCGTTCGTGGTCGGCCACGTCGGTGCCACCCTGATCGTCGCGGCGGGACTGGTCGCCGCGGTCGAGACGCGATGGCTGCCGGGCTCGGTCGCGCACGCCAGCGACGTGGGGATCAGCTACGGCGCCGTGGGCGTGCTCGGCGCGCTGACGGCGGCGATACCGTCACACCGGCGGGCGGCCTGGGCCGGTTGGTGGATCGGCGCCGCGGTGGCGGCGGCCCCGGCCGCGGGTTTCACCGGCGTCGGGCACATCGTCGCGTTGCTGCTGGGCATTTGCCTGTCGGCGCGCCTGCCGGCAATGACCCGCTGGACGGCACCGCGCGTGGCACTGCTGGCCGTGGGTGCGGTGTTCGGCTTCTGCGTGGTCGCGGGGCCGTCGGTGGCGGCACCGGTCGCCGCACTGGCGGGGGCGGTGTGCGCCGGCCTGGCCGGAAAGGCCGTTACCCACAGCCGGTGGCGCTCGCGCACCCGGGCCGGTGCCGCACGGTAG
- a CDS encoding cytochrome P450: MAGPTVTDDTAVYYDPYDVGIIADPYPVYARLREEAPIYHNQRYDFWALSRHSDVEQALANWEVFSSRRSDILELVQSEYEMPGGVMMFQDPPEHTRLRGLMSRVFTPRRMAALEDQIRRYCVRCLDPLVGSAGFDIIAELASMMPMRVIGMLLGIPESEQVSVRDANDANLRTKPGAPLRVADAESIADGRIYADYVEWRSRNPSDDLMTTLLNVEFDDERGVRRKLTRKEVLHYTQVVAGAGNETTGRLIGWLAKVLAEHPDQRRRIHRDRSLLNRAVDETLRFEPTGPHVARWLARDFECHGTTVPSGSAVLLLFGAANRDPRRYAAPDRFDIGRDNISHITFGKGVHYCLGANLARLEGRVALDELLNRWPEWDIDYATAQLASTSTVRGWERLRVVLP, encoded by the coding sequence ATGGCGGGCCCGACCGTCACCGACGACACGGCCGTGTACTACGACCCCTACGACGTCGGCATCATCGCCGACCCCTACCCGGTCTACGCGCGGTTGCGCGAGGAAGCGCCGATCTACCACAACCAGCGCTACGACTTCTGGGCGCTGTCAAGGCATTCCGACGTCGAGCAGGCGCTGGCCAACTGGGAGGTCTTCTCCAGCCGCCGCAGCGACATCCTCGAGTTGGTCCAGTCGGAGTACGAGATGCCCGGCGGGGTCATGATGTTCCAGGACCCGCCCGAGCACACCAGGCTGCGCGGGCTGATGTCGCGGGTGTTCACCCCGCGCCGGATGGCCGCCCTCGAGGACCAGATCCGCCGGTACTGCGTCCGGTGCCTGGACCCGCTGGTGGGGTCGGCGGGCTTCGACATCATCGCCGAACTCGCGTCCATGATGCCGATGCGGGTGATCGGCATGCTGCTGGGAATACCGGAATCCGAACAGGTTTCGGTGCGCGACGCCAACGACGCCAACCTGCGCACCAAACCGGGCGCACCGCTGCGGGTCGCCGACGCCGAGTCCATCGCCGACGGCCGGATCTACGCCGACTACGTCGAATGGCGTTCCAGGAACCCGTCCGACGACCTGATGACGACGCTGCTCAACGTCGAGTTCGACGACGAGCGCGGCGTGCGGCGCAAGCTGACCCGCAAAGAGGTGCTGCACTACACCCAGGTGGTCGCCGGTGCGGGCAACGAGACGACCGGCCGGCTGATCGGCTGGCTGGCCAAAGTGCTCGCCGAGCACCCCGACCAGCGCCGGCGGATCCACCGGGACCGCTCGCTGCTCAACCGCGCCGTCGACGAGACCCTGCGGTTCGAACCCACCGGGCCCCACGTCGCCCGCTGGCTGGCGCGTGACTTCGAGTGTCACGGCACCACGGTGCCCTCGGGCAGCGCCGTGCTGCTGCTGTTCGGCGCCGCCAACCGTGACCCGCGCCGCTACGCCGCTCCCGACAGGTTCGACATCGGCCGCGACAACATCTCCCACATCACGTTCGGCAAGGGCGTGCATTACTGCCTCGGCGCGAACCTGGCCCGCCTGGAGGGCCGCGTGGCGCTCGACGAACTGCTCAACCGCTGGCCCGAGTGGGACATCGACTACGCCACAGCCCAACTCGCATCCACCTCCACCGTCCGCGGCTGGGAGCGGCTGCGCGTCGTGTTGCCCTAG
- a CDS encoding TetR/AcrR family transcriptional regulator — MATTRDLLIEATSQIMVEEGYAAATSRRVAARAGVRPALVHYHFPSMDELFLAVFRRGAAAYLERQQRALAADRPLHAVWDTLTEPKDTRLLLEFMGLANHRKDICAEIATWSERWRQTQTAALGAVVQEYGLDPGEFPPAGLAVVIAAVGRTLVLEQGLGSSTGHREAVALVNRFLDRFEMPAPR, encoded by the coding sequence ATGGCAACCACGCGGGACCTGCTGATCGAGGCCACGAGTCAGATCATGGTCGAGGAGGGTTACGCCGCGGCCACGTCGCGACGGGTCGCGGCCCGGGCAGGCGTCAGACCCGCCCTGGTGCACTACCACTTCCCCAGCATGGACGAGTTGTTCCTGGCCGTATTCCGCCGCGGCGCCGCGGCTTACCTCGAGCGCCAGCAGCGGGCGCTGGCGGCCGACCGGCCGCTGCACGCCGTCTGGGACACGCTCACCGAACCCAAGGACACCCGCCTGCTGCTGGAGTTCATGGGACTTGCCAACCACCGCAAGGATATTTGCGCCGAGATCGCCACCTGGTCGGAGCGGTGGCGCCAGACGCAGACCGCCGCGCTGGGCGCCGTCGTCCAGGAGTACGGTCTCGACCCCGGAGAGTTCCCGCCGGCGGGCCTCGCGGTCGTCATCGCCGCGGTCGGCCGCACCCTGGTCCTCGAGCAGGGCCTCGGCAGCAGCACCGGCCACCGGGAGGCCGTCGCCCTGGTCAACCGATTTCTCGACCGCTTCGAGATGCCGGCACCGCGCTAG
- a CDS encoding PPOX class F420-dependent oxidoreductase, translating to MTTTFQDVIKSKYLLLTTFTKDGRPKPTAIWGVPDGNKLLVITDDGSWKVKRIRNTPRVTIARSGSLGKPKGDAVEGVARVLPKSETRRVYNAVLRRYWYHAWWFYVHSLVRGGIDKVHVGLEIKSAA from the coding sequence GTGACCACCACTTTCCAGGACGTCATCAAGTCCAAGTACCTGCTTTTGACGACGTTCACCAAGGACGGCCGGCCCAAACCGACCGCGATCTGGGGGGTTCCCGACGGGAACAAGCTGCTGGTCATCACCGACGACGGGTCGTGGAAGGTCAAGCGCATCCGCAACACCCCGCGGGTGACGATCGCCAGGAGCGGATCGCTGGGCAAGCCCAAAGGCGATGCCGTCGAAGGGGTGGCCCGGGTGCTGCCCAAGTCCGAGACGCGGCGCGTCTACAACGCCGTGCTCAGGCGGTACTGGTACCACGCCTGGTGGTTCTATGTGCACTCGCTCGTGCGCGGGGGCATCGACAAGGTCCACGTCGGCCTCGAGATCAAATCGGCCGCTTAG
- a CDS encoding WS/DGAT domain-containing protein — protein sequence MTKPIPPLDLSWLLIESPTGTTHVGAMMLFQKPPARRSCGTSSRSCGHTRAAKKELAGVSTEAARTYAVGLVALAGLGASTHLDRIAHPACNLVISDVAGAKEPRYLNGARLLGIYPVSALAASTGRNATLASYHDSMDFGFVTNAPALGDLTRLTWHTTQAYAELKRAASTVSVAKT from the coding sequence ATGACCAAACCTATTCCACCGCTAGATCTTTCATGGTTGCTGATCGAGTCGCCCACCGGCACGACCCACGTCGGGGCGATGATGCTGTTCCAGAAGCCGCCCGCGCGCCGATCGTGCGGGACATCGTCGAGGAGTTGCGGGCATACCCGCGCGGCGAAGAAGGAGTTGGCCGGCGTGTCGACCGAGGCGGCGAGGACCTACGCAGTCGGGCTCGTCGCGCTCGCGGGACTGGGCGCATCCACGCACCTCGACCGCATCGCGCACCCCGCATGCAACCTCGTCATCTCCGACGTCGCCGGCGCCAAGGAACCCCGCTACCTCAACGGTGCACGGCTGCTCGGCATCTACCCGGTGTCCGCGCTGGCCGCCTCGACCGGGCGCAACGCCACGCTGGCGTCCTACCACGACAGCATGGATTTCGGGTTCGTCACCAACGCCCCAGCACTCGGCGACCTGACGCGACTCACCTGGCACACGACGCAGGCCTACGCGGAGCTGAAGCGGGCCGCGAGCACCGTGTCGGTCGCGAAAACCTAA
- a CDS encoding SDR family NAD(P)-dependent oxidoreductase yields the protein MHVLVTGGTGFVGGWTAKAVADAGHSIRFLVRTPEKLQTTVARLGVDVSDFAVGDITDRVSVREALSGCDAVVHSAALVATDPRRTAAMLATNMQGAQNVLGQSVELGLDPIVHVSSFSALFHPGLETLSADLPVVGGSDGYGTSKAQVEIYARGLQDAGAPVNITYPGMVLGPPVGDQFGEAGEGVKAALRMHAIPGRGAAWLVVDVRDVAALHAALLEPGRGPRRYMAGGHRVPAAELATMLGQTGRTPMVAVPVPDVALRVAGAVLDRAGRLLPFETPFTAAGMQYYTQMPASDDSPSERDLGIVWRDPRETLADTIAAL from the coding sequence ATGCACGTACTGGTCACGGGCGGAACGGGTTTCGTCGGCGGATGGACCGCCAAGGCCGTCGCCGACGCCGGGCACTCCATTCGGTTCCTGGTCCGCACCCCCGAAAAGCTGCAGACGACCGTCGCCCGGCTGGGCGTCGACGTGTCGGACTTCGCCGTCGGCGACATCACCGACCGGGTGTCGGTGCGCGAGGCGCTGAGCGGCTGTGACGCCGTCGTGCACAGCGCCGCCCTGGTGGCCACCGATCCGCGGCGGACCGCGGCGATGCTGGCCACCAACATGCAGGGCGCGCAGAACGTGCTCGGCCAGTCCGTCGAGTTGGGCCTGGACCCGATCGTGCACGTGTCGAGCTTCTCGGCCCTGTTCCACCCCGGCCTGGAGACCCTGTCTGCGGACCTGCCGGTGGTCGGCGGGTCCGACGGGTACGGCACCTCCAAGGCCCAGGTCGAGATCTATGCCCGCGGGCTGCAGGACGCCGGCGCGCCGGTGAACATCACCTATCCCGGCATGGTGCTCGGCCCGCCGGTGGGCGACCAGTTCGGCGAGGCCGGCGAGGGCGTCAAGGCCGCGCTGCGCATGCACGCGATCCCCGGCCGGGGCGCGGCGTGGCTGGTGGTCGACGTCCGCGATGTGGCGGCATTGCACGCGGCGCTGCTGGAACCCGGGCGCGGGCCGCGCCGCTACATGGCGGGGGGTCACCGGGTCCCGGCGGCCGAGCTCGCGACGATGCTCGGCCAGACCGGTCGGACTCCGATGGTCGCCGTTCCGGTTCCCGACGTCGCGCTGCGGGTCGCCGGCGCGGTGCTGGACCGGGCGGGCCGGCTGCTGCCCTTCGAGACGCCGTTCACCGCGGCGGGGATGCAGTACTACACCCAGATGCCGGCGTCGGACGACTCGCCCAGCGAGCGCGACCTCGGCATCGTCTGGCGTGATCCGCGCGAAACCCTGGCGGACACGATCGCGGCGCTGTGA
- a CDS encoding cutinase family protein — MPSRNSVGLAVAVAITAAPLCFPAPPAAAGACPDVEVVFARGSGEPPGLGGVGRSFVDALRPQLGTRTVGVYAVNYPASTDFSNPDFPDKFIEGVRDASTHVEATAANCPNTKEVLGGYSQGAAVAGFVTSASVPPGVPTAEVPKPMPPQVANHVGAVTMFGTPSDQFMEQYGAPVIVIGPLYRPKTIELCAQGDSVCGDGSNPAAHMSYTVNGMVEQAAHFAAGHL; from the coding sequence ATGCCTTCAAGAAATAGCGTCGGGCTGGCGGTGGCCGTCGCGATCACGGCCGCCCCGCTGTGCTTCCCCGCACCCCCGGCGGCCGCCGGAGCGTGCCCCGACGTCGAGGTGGTCTTCGCCCGGGGCTCCGGGGAGCCGCCCGGGCTGGGCGGGGTCGGACGGTCGTTCGTCGACGCGCTGCGCCCGCAGCTCGGCACGCGGACGGTGGGCGTCTACGCGGTCAACTACCCGGCAAGTACCGACTTCTCCAACCCCGACTTCCCGGACAAGTTCATCGAGGGGGTCCGCGACGCGAGCACCCACGTCGAGGCCACGGCGGCCAACTGCCCCAACACCAAGGAAGTGCTGGGCGGATACTCCCAGGGTGCGGCGGTGGCCGGGTTCGTCACCTCGGCGTCGGTGCCGCCCGGCGTCCCGACCGCCGAGGTACCCAAGCCGATGCCGCCGCAGGTCGCCAACCACGTCGGGGCGGTCACCATGTTCGGGACGCCCTCGGATCAGTTCATGGAGCAGTACGGGGCGCCGGTGATCGTGATCGGGCCGCTGTACCGGCCGAAAACCATCGAGCTGTGCGCGCAGGGCGATTCGGTCTGCGGCGACGGCAGCAATCCCGCGGCCCACATGTCCTACACGGTGAACGGCATGGTGGAGCAGGCCGCCCACTTCGCCGCGGGCCACCTGTAG
- a CDS encoding CsbD family protein, whose amino-acid sequence MSAEDKIKNKIEDLGGRAKEAIGKVTGNEDTRNEGRADQAKSSLKDAGEKVKDAFKK is encoded by the coding sequence ATGAGCGCCGAAGACAAAATCAAGAACAAGATCGAGGATCTGGGCGGCCGGGCCAAGGAGGCCATCGGCAAGGTGACCGGGAACGAGGACACCCGTAACGAGGGCAGGGCCGACCAGGCCAAGTCGAGCCTGAAAGACGCGGGTGAGAAAGTGAAGGATGCCTTCAAGAAATAG
- a CDS encoding dihydrodipicolinate reductase, with protein sequence MPNTYRIVQWNTGNVGKSSLKSIVTNPLLDLVGCYAWSPEKVGRDAGELVGIEPLGVAATNDVDALLALKPDCVVYNPMWIDVDELVRILSAGVNVVTTASFITGGNLGEGRDRILAACRTGGATIFGSGVSPGFAELLAIVSAMVCNRVDKVTVNEAADTTFYDSPETEKPVGFGQPIDHPDLPAMAAKGTAIFGEAVRLVGDALGVELDEVRCVAEFAQTTADLEMASWTIPAGCVAGVYISWQGIVGDNAVIDLNVRWRKGQTLEPDWKIEQDGWVIQIDGQPTVTTKVGFLPPPYFQATTIEEFMDLGHIMTAMPAINAIPAVVAAAPGIATYTDLPLTLPRGNVPKASV encoded by the coding sequence GTGCCAAACACCTATCGCATCGTTCAATGGAACACCGGAAACGTCGGCAAGAGCTCGCTGAAGTCGATCGTGACCAATCCCCTGCTGGACCTGGTCGGCTGCTATGCGTGGTCCCCCGAGAAGGTCGGCCGCGACGCCGGCGAGCTGGTCGGCATCGAGCCGCTGGGCGTGGCCGCCACCAACGACGTGGACGCGCTGCTCGCACTGAAACCCGACTGCGTCGTCTACAACCCCATGTGGATCGACGTCGACGAACTGGTACGCATCCTGTCCGCGGGCGTCAACGTGGTGACGACGGCGTCGTTCATCACCGGCGGCAACCTCGGCGAAGGTCGCGACCGGATCCTGGCGGCCTGCCGGACGGGCGGCGCGACGATCTTCGGGTCCGGCGTCAGCCCCGGTTTCGCCGAGCTGCTGGCCATCGTGTCGGCGATGGTGTGCAACCGGGTCGACAAGGTCACCGTCAACGAGGCCGCCGACACCACGTTCTACGACTCCCCCGAGACCGAGAAGCCGGTCGGCTTCGGCCAGCCGATCGACCACCCGGACCTGCCGGCGATGGCCGCGAAGGGGACGGCCATCTTCGGCGAGGCCGTCCGGCTGGTCGGCGACGCCCTGGGCGTCGAACTCGACGAGGTGCGCTGCGTGGCCGAGTTCGCACAGACCACCGCCGATTTGGAGATGGCGTCCTGGACCATCCCCGCGGGCTGTGTCGCGGGGGTCTACATCAGCTGGCAGGGGATCGTGGGCGACAACGCCGTGATCGACCTGAACGTGCGCTGGCGCAAGGGCCAGACGCTCGAGCCGGACTGGAAGATCGAGCAGGACGGCTGGGTGATCCAGATCGACGGGCAGCCGACGGTGACCACCAAGGTCGGCTTCCTGCCGCCGCCGTACTTCCAGGCGACCACGATCGAGGAGTTCATGGACCTCGGCCACATCATGACCGCGATGCCCGCCATCAACGCGATCCCGGCCGTCGTCGCCGCGGCGCCGGGGATCGCGACCTACACCGATCTCCCGCTCACGCTGCCCCGCGGCAACGTGCCCAAGGCGTCGGTGTAA